From a region of the Pongo pygmaeus isolate AG05252 chromosome 5, NHGRI_mPonPyg2-v2.0_pri, whole genome shotgun sequence genome:
- the CCHCR1 gene encoding coiled-coil alpha-helical rod protein 1 isoform X24 yields the protein MFPPSGHQDVSERRLDTQRPQVTMWERDVSSNRQEPGWRGRSWELEGSQALSQQAEVIARQLQELRRLEEEVRLLRETSLQQKMRLEAQAMELEALARAEKAGRTEAEGLRAALAGAEVIRKNLEEGSQRELEEVQRLHQEQLSSLTQAHEEALSSLTSKAEGLEKSLSSLQTRRAGEAKELAEAQREAELLRKQLSKTQEDLEAQVTLVENLRKYVGEQVPSEVHSQTWELEQQKLLETMQHLQEDRDSLHATAELLQVRVQSLTHILTLQEEELARKVQPSDSLEPEFTRKCQFLLNRWREKVFALMVQLKAQELEHSDSVKQLKGQVASLQEQVTSQSQEQAILQRSLQDKAAEVEVERIGAKGLQLELSRAQEARHRWQQQTASAEEQLRLVVNAVSSSQIWLESTMAKVEEAAARLPSLNNRLSYAVRKVHTIRGLIARKLALAQLRQESCPLPPPVTDVSLELQQLREERNRLDAELQLSARLIQQEVGRAREQGEAERQQLSKVAQQLEQELQQTQESLASLGLQLEVARQGQQESTEEAVSLRQELTQQQELYGQALQEKVAEVETRLREQLSDTERRLNEARREHAKAVVSLRQIQRRAAQEKERSRELRHLQEEARKEEGQRLARRLQELERDKNLMLATLQQEGLLSRYKQQRLLTVLPSLLDKKKSVVSSPRPPECSASAPVAPAVPTRESIKGSLSVLLDDLQGLSEAISKEEAVCQGDNLDRCSSSNPQMSS from the exons ATGTTTCCACCTTCAG GCCATCAAGATGTCTCAGAGAGGCGGCTAGACACCCAGAGACCTCAAGTGACCATGTGGGAACGGGATGTTTCCAGTAACAGGCAGGAGCCAGGGTGGAGAGGCAG GTCCTGGGAGCTGGAGGGGTCACAGGCCCTGAGCCAGCAGGCTGAAGTGATCGCTCGGCAGCTGCAAGAGCTGCGGCGGCTGGAGGAGGAGGTCCGGCTCCTGCGGGAGACCTCACTGCAGCAGAAGATGAGGCTAGAGGCCCAGGCCATGGAGCTAGAGGCTCTGGCACGGGCGGAGAAGGCCGGTCGAACTGAGGCTGAGGGCCTGCGTGCTGCTTTGGCTGGGGCTGAGGTTATCCGGAAAAACTTGGAAGAGGGGAGCCAGCGGGAGCTGGAAGAGGTTCAGAGGCTGCACCAAGAGCAG CTGTCCTCTTTGACACAGGCTCACGAGGAGGCTCTTTCCAGTTTGACCAGCAAGGCCGAGGGCTTGGAGAAGTCTCTGAGTAGTCTGCAAACCAGGAGAGCAGGGGAAGCCAAGGAGCTGGCCGAGGCTCAGAGGGAGGCCGAGCTGCTTCGGAAGCAGCTGAG CAAGACCCAGGAAGACTTGGAGGCTCAGGTGACCCTGGTTGAGAATCTAAGAAAATACGTCGGGGAACAAGTCCCTTCTGAGGTCCACAGCCAGACATGGGAACTGGAGCAACAGAAGCTTTTGGAAACCATGCAG CACTTGCAGGAGGACCGGGACAGCCTGCACGCCACCGCGGAGCTGCTGCAGGTGCGGGTGCAGAGCCTCACACACATCCTCACCCTGCAGGAGGAGGAGCTGGCCAGGAAG GTTCAACCTTCAGATTCCCTGGAGCCTGAGTTTACCAGGAAGTGCCAGTTCCTGCTGAACCGCTGGCGGGAGAAGGTGTTTGCCCTCATGGTGCAGCTAAAGGCCCAGGAGCTGGAACACAGTGACTCTGTTAAGCAGCTGAAGGGACAG gTGGCCTCACTCCAGGAACAAGTGACATCCCAGAGCCAGGAGCAGGCCATCCTGCAGCGATCCCTGCAGGACAAAGCCgcagaggtggaggtggagcGGATAGGTGCCAAG GGCCTGCAGTTGGAGCTGAGCCGTGCTCAGGAGGCCAGGCATCGGTGGCAGCAGCAGACAGCCTCAGCTGAGGAGCAGTTGAGGCTTGTGGTCAATGCTGTCAGCAG CTCTCAGATCTGGCTCGAGAGCACCATGGCTAAGGTGGAAGAGGCTGCCGCCCGGCTTCCCAGCCTCAACAACCGACTCAGCTATGCTGTCCGCAAGGTCCACACCATTCGGG GCCTGATTGCTCGAAAGCTTGCCCTTGCTCAGCTGCGCCAGGAGAG CTGTCCCCTACCACCACCGGTCACAGACGTGAGCCTTGAGTTGCAGCAGCTGCGGGAAGAACGGAACCGCTTGGATGCAGAACTGCAGCTGAGTGCCCGCCTCATCCAGCAGGAGGTGGGCCGGGCTCGGGAGCAAG GGGAGGCAGAGCGGCAGCAGCTGAGCAAGGTGGCCCAGCAGCTGGAGCAGGAGCTGCAGCAGACCCAGGAGTCCCTGGCTAGCTTGGGGCTGCAGCTGGAGGTGGCACGCCAGGGCCAGCAGGAGAGCACAGAGGAGGCTGTCAGTCTGCGGCAGGAGCTGACCCAGCAGCAGGAACTCTATGGGCAAG CCCTGCAAGAGAAGGTGGCTGAAGTGGAAACTCGGCTGCGGGAGCAACTCTCAGACACAGAGAGGAGGCTGAACGAGGCTCGGAGGGAGCATGCCAAGGCCG TGGTCTCCTTGCGCCAGATCCAGCGCAGAGCCGCCCAGGAAAAGGAGCGGAGCCGGGAACTCAGGCATCTGCAGGAGGAGGCCCGGAAGGAGGAGGGGCAGCGACTGGCCCGGCGCTTGCAGGAGCTAGAGAGGGATAAGAACCTCATGCTG GCCACCTTGCAGCAGGAGGGTCTCCTGTCCCGTTACAAGCAGCAGCGACTGTTGACAGTTCTTCCTTCCCTACTGGATAAGAAGAAATCTGTGGTGTCTAGCCCCAGGCCTCCAGAGTGTTCAGCAtccgcacctgtagccccagcagtGCCCACCAGGGAGTCCATAAAAG GGTCCCTCTCTGTCCTGCTTGATGACCTGCAGGGCCTGAGTGAAGCCATTTCCAAAGAGGAAGCTGTTTGTCAAGGAGACAACCTTGACAGATGCTCCAGCTCCAATCCCCAGATGAGCAGCTAA
- the CCHCR1 gene encoding coiled-coil alpha-helical rod protein 1 isoform X23, giving the protein MWERDVSSNRQEPGWRGRSWELEGSQALSQQAEVIARQLQELRRLEEEVRLLRETSLQQKMRLEAQAMELEALARAEKAGRTEAEGLRAALAGAEVIRKNLEEGSQRELEEVQRLHQEQLSSLTQAHEEALSSLTSKAEGLEKSLSSLQTRRAGEAKELAEAQREAELLRKQLSKTQEDLEAQVTLVENLRKYVGEQVPSEVHSQTWELEQQKLLETMQHLQEDRDSLHATAELLQVRVQSLTHILTLQEEELARKVQPSDSLEPEFTRKCQFLLNRWREKVFALMVQLKAQELEHSDSVKQLKGQVASLQEQVTSQSQEQAILQRSLQDKAAEVEVERIGAKGLQLELSRAQEARHRWQQQTASAEEQLRLVVNAVSRTGLEGVVYTRHSKSFGNEGRHGGSVTCALFSSQIWLESTMAKVEEAAARLPSLNNRLSYAVRKVHTIRGLIARKLALAQLRQESCPLPPPVTDVSLELQQLREERNRLDAELQLSARLIQQEVGRAREQGEAERQQLSKVAQQLEQELQQTQESLASLGLQLEVARQGQQESTEEAVSLRQELTQQQELYGQALQEKVAEVETRLREQLSDTERRLNEARREHAKAVVSLRQIQRRAAQEKERSRELRHLQEEARKEEGQRLARRLQELERDKNLMLATLQQEGLLSRYKQQRLLTVLPSLLDKKKSVVSSPRPPECSASAPVAPAVPTRESIKGSLSVLLDDLQGLSEAISKEEAVCQGDNLDRCSSSNPQMSS; this is encoded by the exons ATGTGGGAACGGGATGTTTCCAGTAACAGGCAGGAGCCAGGGTGGAGAGGCAG GTCCTGGGAGCTGGAGGGGTCACAGGCCCTGAGCCAGCAGGCTGAAGTGATCGCTCGGCAGCTGCAAGAGCTGCGGCGGCTGGAGGAGGAGGTCCGGCTCCTGCGGGAGACCTCACTGCAGCAGAAGATGAGGCTAGAGGCCCAGGCCATGGAGCTAGAGGCTCTGGCACGGGCGGAGAAGGCCGGTCGAACTGAGGCTGAGGGCCTGCGTGCTGCTTTGGCTGGGGCTGAGGTTATCCGGAAAAACTTGGAAGAGGGGAGCCAGCGGGAGCTGGAAGAGGTTCAGAGGCTGCACCAAGAGCAG CTGTCCTCTTTGACACAGGCTCACGAGGAGGCTCTTTCCAGTTTGACCAGCAAGGCCGAGGGCTTGGAGAAGTCTCTGAGTAGTCTGCAAACCAGGAGAGCAGGGGAAGCCAAGGAGCTGGCCGAGGCTCAGAGGGAGGCCGAGCTGCTTCGGAAGCAGCTGAG CAAGACCCAGGAAGACTTGGAGGCTCAGGTGACCCTGGTTGAGAATCTAAGAAAATACGTCGGGGAACAAGTCCCTTCTGAGGTCCACAGCCAGACATGGGAACTGGAGCAACAGAAGCTTTTGGAAACCATGCAG CACTTGCAGGAGGACCGGGACAGCCTGCACGCCACCGCGGAGCTGCTGCAGGTGCGGGTGCAGAGCCTCACACACATCCTCACCCTGCAGGAGGAGGAGCTGGCCAGGAAG GTTCAACCTTCAGATTCCCTGGAGCCTGAGTTTACCAGGAAGTGCCAGTTCCTGCTGAACCGCTGGCGGGAGAAGGTGTTTGCCCTCATGGTGCAGCTAAAGGCCCAGGAGCTGGAACACAGTGACTCTGTTAAGCAGCTGAAGGGACAG gTGGCCTCACTCCAGGAACAAGTGACATCCCAGAGCCAGGAGCAGGCCATCCTGCAGCGATCCCTGCAGGACAAAGCCgcagaggtggaggtggagcGGATAGGTGCCAAG GGCCTGCAGTTGGAGCTGAGCCGTGCTCAGGAGGCCAGGCATCGGTGGCAGCAGCAGACAGCCTCAGCTGAGGAGCAGTTGAGGCTTGTGGTCAATGCTGTCAGCAG GACAGGATTAGAGGGAGTTGTCTATACAAGACACAGCAAGTCCTTTGGGAATGAGGGGAGGCATGGAGGATCAGTGACCTGTGCCCTCTTCAGCTCTCAGATCTGGCTCGAGAGCACCATGGCTAAGGTGGAAGAGGCTGCCGCCCGGCTTCCCAGCCTCAACAACCGACTCAGCTATGCTGTCCGCAAGGTCCACACCATTCGGG GCCTGATTGCTCGAAAGCTTGCCCTTGCTCAGCTGCGCCAGGAGAG CTGTCCCCTACCACCACCGGTCACAGACGTGAGCCTTGAGTTGCAGCAGCTGCGGGAAGAACGGAACCGCTTGGATGCAGAACTGCAGCTGAGTGCCCGCCTCATCCAGCAGGAGGTGGGCCGGGCTCGGGAGCAAG GGGAGGCAGAGCGGCAGCAGCTGAGCAAGGTGGCCCAGCAGCTGGAGCAGGAGCTGCAGCAGACCCAGGAGTCCCTGGCTAGCTTGGGGCTGCAGCTGGAGGTGGCACGCCAGGGCCAGCAGGAGAGCACAGAGGAGGCTGTCAGTCTGCGGCAGGAGCTGACCCAGCAGCAGGAACTCTATGGGCAAG CCCTGCAAGAGAAGGTGGCTGAAGTGGAAACTCGGCTGCGGGAGCAACTCTCAGACACAGAGAGGAGGCTGAACGAGGCTCGGAGGGAGCATGCCAAGGCCG TGGTCTCCTTGCGCCAGATCCAGCGCAGAGCCGCCCAGGAAAAGGAGCGGAGCCGGGAACTCAGGCATCTGCAGGAGGAGGCCCGGAAGGAGGAGGGGCAGCGACTGGCCCGGCGCTTGCAGGAGCTAGAGAGGGATAAGAACCTCATGCTG GCCACCTTGCAGCAGGAGGGTCTCCTGTCCCGTTACAAGCAGCAGCGACTGTTGACAGTTCTTCCTTCCCTACTGGATAAGAAGAAATCTGTGGTGTCTAGCCCCAGGCCTCCAGAGTGTTCAGCAtccgcacctgtagccccagcagtGCCCACCAGGGAGTCCATAAAAG GGTCCCTCTCTGTCCTGCTTGATGACCTGCAGGGCCTGAGTGAAGCCATTTCCAAAGAGGAAGCTGTTTGTCAAGGAGACAACCTTGACAGATGCTCCAGCTCCAATCCCCAGATGAGCAGCTAA
- the CCHCR1 gene encoding coiled-coil alpha-helical rod protein 1 isoform X13, with protein sequence MWPHSTGARPWASTVTGKDPRVMAWWCLDGLPSGLAEPWRELWRWRSRPLHCVPPFSPLARSSRDHRNLRRRGNIDGWRQNLEPSNNVEMFPPSGSTGLIPPSHFQARPLLTLPRMAPTWLSDIPLVQPPGHQDVSERRLDTQRPQVTMWERDVSSNRQEPGWRGRSWELEGSQALSQQAEVIARQLQELRRLEEEVRLLRETSLQQKMRLEAQAMELEALARAEKAGRTEAEGLRAALAGAEVIRKNLEEGSQRELEEVQRLHQEQLSSLTQAHEEALSSLTSKAEGLEKSLSSLQTRRAGEAKELAEAQREAELLRKQLSKTQEDLEAQVTLVENLRKYVGEQVPSEVHSQTWELEQQKLLETMQVQPSDSLEPEFTRKCQFLLNRWREKVFALMVQLKAQELEHSDSVKQLKGQVASLQEQVTSQSQEQAILQRSLQDKAAEVEVERIGAKGLQLELSRAQEARHRWQQQTASAEEQLRLVVNAVSSSQIWLESTMAKVEEAAARLPSLNNRLSYAVRKVHTIRGLIARKLALAQLRQESCPLPPPVTDVSLELQQLREERNRLDAELQLSARLIQQEVGRAREQGEAERQQLSKVAQQLEQELQQTQESLASLGLQLEVARQGQQESTEEAVSLRQELTQQQELYGQALQEKVAEVETRLREQLSDTERRLNEARREHAKAVVSLRQIQRRAAQEKERSRELRHLQEEARKEEGQRLARRLQELERDKNLMLATLQQEGLLSRYKQQRLLTVLPSLLDKKKSVVSSPRPPECSASAPVAPAVPTRESIKGSLSVLLDDLQGLSEAISKEEAVCQGDNLDRCSSSNPQMSS encoded by the exons ATGTGGCCACATTCAACTGGGGCCAGGCCTTGGGCCAGCACTGTAACAGGGAAGGACCCAAGAGTCATGGCCTGGTGGTGTCTGGATGGGCTTCCCTCAGGCCTTGCTGAGCCATGGAGAGAACTCTGGAGATGGCGTTCAAGACCCCTGCACTGTGTACCTCCTTTCTCACCTCTGGCCAGGAGCAGCAGGGACCATAGAAACTTAAGGAGGAGG GGGAACATAGATGGCTGGAGACAGAATCTAGAGCCTTCAAATAATGTGGAGATGTTTCCACCTTCAG GTTCCACTGGGCTGATTCCCCCCTCCCACTTTCAAGCTCGGCCCCTTTTAACTCTGCCAAGAATGGCTCCCACCTGGCTCTCAGACATTCCCCTGGTCCAACCCCCAGGCCATCAAGATGTCTCAGAGAGGCGGCTAGACACCCAGAGACCTCAAGTGACCATGTGGGAACGGGATGTTTCCAGTAACAGGCAGGAGCCAGGGTGGAGAGGCAG GTCCTGGGAGCTGGAGGGGTCACAGGCCCTGAGCCAGCAGGCTGAAGTGATCGCTCGGCAGCTGCAAGAGCTGCGGCGGCTGGAGGAGGAGGTCCGGCTCCTGCGGGAGACCTCACTGCAGCAGAAGATGAGGCTAGAGGCCCAGGCCATGGAGCTAGAGGCTCTGGCACGGGCGGAGAAGGCCGGTCGAACTGAGGCTGAGGGCCTGCGTGCTGCTTTGGCTGGGGCTGAGGTTATCCGGAAAAACTTGGAAGAGGGGAGCCAGCGGGAGCTGGAAGAGGTTCAGAGGCTGCACCAAGAGCAG CTGTCCTCTTTGACACAGGCTCACGAGGAGGCTCTTTCCAGTTTGACCAGCAAGGCCGAGGGCTTGGAGAAGTCTCTGAGTAGTCTGCAAACCAGGAGAGCAGGGGAAGCCAAGGAGCTGGCCGAGGCTCAGAGGGAGGCCGAGCTGCTTCGGAAGCAGCTGAG CAAGACCCAGGAAGACTTGGAGGCTCAGGTGACCCTGGTTGAGAATCTAAGAAAATACGTCGGGGAACAAGTCCCTTCTGAGGTCCACAGCCAGACATGGGAACTGGAGCAACAGAAGCTTTTGGAAACCATGCAG GTTCAACCTTCAGATTCCCTGGAGCCTGAGTTTACCAGGAAGTGCCAGTTCCTGCTGAACCGCTGGCGGGAGAAGGTGTTTGCCCTCATGGTGCAGCTAAAGGCCCAGGAGCTGGAACACAGTGACTCTGTTAAGCAGCTGAAGGGACAG gTGGCCTCACTCCAGGAACAAGTGACATCCCAGAGCCAGGAGCAGGCCATCCTGCAGCGATCCCTGCAGGACAAAGCCgcagaggtggaggtggagcGGATAGGTGCCAAG GGCCTGCAGTTGGAGCTGAGCCGTGCTCAGGAGGCCAGGCATCGGTGGCAGCAGCAGACAGCCTCAGCTGAGGAGCAGTTGAGGCTTGTGGTCAATGCTGTCAGCAG CTCTCAGATCTGGCTCGAGAGCACCATGGCTAAGGTGGAAGAGGCTGCCGCCCGGCTTCCCAGCCTCAACAACCGACTCAGCTATGCTGTCCGCAAGGTCCACACCATTCGGG GCCTGATTGCTCGAAAGCTTGCCCTTGCTCAGCTGCGCCAGGAGAG CTGTCCCCTACCACCACCGGTCACAGACGTGAGCCTTGAGTTGCAGCAGCTGCGGGAAGAACGGAACCGCTTGGATGCAGAACTGCAGCTGAGTGCCCGCCTCATCCAGCAGGAGGTGGGCCGGGCTCGGGAGCAAG GGGAGGCAGAGCGGCAGCAGCTGAGCAAGGTGGCCCAGCAGCTGGAGCAGGAGCTGCAGCAGACCCAGGAGTCCCTGGCTAGCTTGGGGCTGCAGCTGGAGGTGGCACGCCAGGGCCAGCAGGAGAGCACAGAGGAGGCTGTCAGTCTGCGGCAGGAGCTGACCCAGCAGCAGGAACTCTATGGGCAAG CCCTGCAAGAGAAGGTGGCTGAAGTGGAAACTCGGCTGCGGGAGCAACTCTCAGACACAGAGAGGAGGCTGAACGAGGCTCGGAGGGAGCATGCCAAGGCCG TGGTCTCCTTGCGCCAGATCCAGCGCAGAGCCGCCCAGGAAAAGGAGCGGAGCCGGGAACTCAGGCATCTGCAGGAGGAGGCCCGGAAGGAGGAGGGGCAGCGACTGGCCCGGCGCTTGCAGGAGCTAGAGAGGGATAAGAACCTCATGCTG GCCACCTTGCAGCAGGAGGGTCTCCTGTCCCGTTACAAGCAGCAGCGACTGTTGACAGTTCTTCCTTCCCTACTGGATAAGAAGAAATCTGTGGTGTCTAGCCCCAGGCCTCCAGAGTGTTCAGCAtccgcacctgtagccccagcagtGCCCACCAGGGAGTCCATAAAAG GGTCCCTCTCTGTCCTGCTTGATGACCTGCAGGGCCTGAGTGAAGCCATTTCCAAAGAGGAAGCTGTTTGTCAAGGAGACAACCTTGACAGATGCTCCAGCTCCAATCCCCAGATGAGCAGCTAA
- the CCHCR1 gene encoding coiled-coil alpha-helical rod protein 1 isoform X25, protein MFPPSGSTGLIPPSHFQARPLLTLPRMAPTWLSDIPLVQPPGHQDVSERRLDTQRPQVTMWERDVSSNRQEPGWRGRSWELEGSQALSQQAEVIARQLQELRRLEEEVRLLRETSLQQKMRLEAQAMELEALARAEKAGRTEAEGLRAALAGAEVIRKNLEEGSQRELEEVQRLHQEQLSSLTQAHEEALSSLTSKAEGLEKSLSSLQTRRAGEAKELAEAQREAELLRKQLSKTQEDLEAQVTLVENLRKYVGEQVPSEVHSQTWELEQQKLLETMQVQPSDSLEPEFTRKCQFLLNRWREKVFALMVQLKAQELEHSDSVKQLKGQVASLQEQVTSQSQEQAILQRSLQDKAAEVEVERIGAKGLQLELSRAQEARHRWQQQTASAEEQLRLVVNAVSSSQIWLESTMAKVEEAAARLPSLNNRLSYAVRKVHTIRGLIARKLALAQLRQESCPLPPPVTDVSLELQQLREERNRLDAELQLSARLIQQEVGRAREQGEAERQQLSKVAQQLEQELQQTQESLASLGLQLEVARQGQQESTEEAVSLRQELTQQQELYGQALQEKVAEVETRLREQLSDTERRLNEARREHAKAVVSLRQIQRRAAQEKERSRELRHLQEEARKEEGQRLARRLQELERDKNLMLATLQQEGLLSRYKQQRLLTVLPSLLDKKKSVVSSPRPPECSASAPVAPAVPTRESIKGSLSVLLDDLQGLSEAISKEEAVCQGDNLDRCSSSNPQMSS, encoded by the exons ATGTTTCCACCTTCAG GTTCCACTGGGCTGATTCCCCCCTCCCACTTTCAAGCTCGGCCCCTTTTAACTCTGCCAAGAATGGCTCCCACCTGGCTCTCAGACATTCCCCTGGTCCAACCCCCAGGCCATCAAGATGTCTCAGAGAGGCGGCTAGACACCCAGAGACCTCAAGTGACCATGTGGGAACGGGATGTTTCCAGTAACAGGCAGGAGCCAGGGTGGAGAGGCAG GTCCTGGGAGCTGGAGGGGTCACAGGCCCTGAGCCAGCAGGCTGAAGTGATCGCTCGGCAGCTGCAAGAGCTGCGGCGGCTGGAGGAGGAGGTCCGGCTCCTGCGGGAGACCTCACTGCAGCAGAAGATGAGGCTAGAGGCCCAGGCCATGGAGCTAGAGGCTCTGGCACGGGCGGAGAAGGCCGGTCGAACTGAGGCTGAGGGCCTGCGTGCTGCTTTGGCTGGGGCTGAGGTTATCCGGAAAAACTTGGAAGAGGGGAGCCAGCGGGAGCTGGAAGAGGTTCAGAGGCTGCACCAAGAGCAG CTGTCCTCTTTGACACAGGCTCACGAGGAGGCTCTTTCCAGTTTGACCAGCAAGGCCGAGGGCTTGGAGAAGTCTCTGAGTAGTCTGCAAACCAGGAGAGCAGGGGAAGCCAAGGAGCTGGCCGAGGCTCAGAGGGAGGCCGAGCTGCTTCGGAAGCAGCTGAG CAAGACCCAGGAAGACTTGGAGGCTCAGGTGACCCTGGTTGAGAATCTAAGAAAATACGTCGGGGAACAAGTCCCTTCTGAGGTCCACAGCCAGACATGGGAACTGGAGCAACAGAAGCTTTTGGAAACCATGCAG GTTCAACCTTCAGATTCCCTGGAGCCTGAGTTTACCAGGAAGTGCCAGTTCCTGCTGAACCGCTGGCGGGAGAAGGTGTTTGCCCTCATGGTGCAGCTAAAGGCCCAGGAGCTGGAACACAGTGACTCTGTTAAGCAGCTGAAGGGACAG gTGGCCTCACTCCAGGAACAAGTGACATCCCAGAGCCAGGAGCAGGCCATCCTGCAGCGATCCCTGCAGGACAAAGCCgcagaggtggaggtggagcGGATAGGTGCCAAG GGCCTGCAGTTGGAGCTGAGCCGTGCTCAGGAGGCCAGGCATCGGTGGCAGCAGCAGACAGCCTCAGCTGAGGAGCAGTTGAGGCTTGTGGTCAATGCTGTCAGCAG CTCTCAGATCTGGCTCGAGAGCACCATGGCTAAGGTGGAAGAGGCTGCCGCCCGGCTTCCCAGCCTCAACAACCGACTCAGCTATGCTGTCCGCAAGGTCCACACCATTCGGG GCCTGATTGCTCGAAAGCTTGCCCTTGCTCAGCTGCGCCAGGAGAG CTGTCCCCTACCACCACCGGTCACAGACGTGAGCCTTGAGTTGCAGCAGCTGCGGGAAGAACGGAACCGCTTGGATGCAGAACTGCAGCTGAGTGCCCGCCTCATCCAGCAGGAGGTGGGCCGGGCTCGGGAGCAAG GGGAGGCAGAGCGGCAGCAGCTGAGCAAGGTGGCCCAGCAGCTGGAGCAGGAGCTGCAGCAGACCCAGGAGTCCCTGGCTAGCTTGGGGCTGCAGCTGGAGGTGGCACGCCAGGGCCAGCAGGAGAGCACAGAGGAGGCTGTCAGTCTGCGGCAGGAGCTGACCCAGCAGCAGGAACTCTATGGGCAAG CCCTGCAAGAGAAGGTGGCTGAAGTGGAAACTCGGCTGCGGGAGCAACTCTCAGACACAGAGAGGAGGCTGAACGAGGCTCGGAGGGAGCATGCCAAGGCCG TGGTCTCCTTGCGCCAGATCCAGCGCAGAGCCGCCCAGGAAAAGGAGCGGAGCCGGGAACTCAGGCATCTGCAGGAGGAGGCCCGGAAGGAGGAGGGGCAGCGACTGGCCCGGCGCTTGCAGGAGCTAGAGAGGGATAAGAACCTCATGCTG GCCACCTTGCAGCAGGAGGGTCTCCTGTCCCGTTACAAGCAGCAGCGACTGTTGACAGTTCTTCCTTCCCTACTGGATAAGAAGAAATCTGTGGTGTCTAGCCCCAGGCCTCCAGAGTGTTCAGCAtccgcacctgtagccccagcagtGCCCACCAGGGAGTCCATAAAAG GGTCCCTCTCTGTCCTGCTTGATGACCTGCAGGGCCTGAGTGAAGCCATTTCCAAAGAGGAAGCTGTTTGTCAAGGAGACAACCTTGACAGATGCTCCAGCTCCAATCCCCAGATGAGCAGCTAA